A region from the Fundidesulfovibrio putealis DSM 16056 genome encodes:
- a CDS encoding methyl-accepting chemotaxis protein, which yields MKNRFRSIEAVVSSVIGVLLLVAIVSLVIYVSRSFYSNTLSIETRGMGEARAKLAAATNDFIDNTHGTVQSIARQPHVADVLKGDAVPLPVIAGQLSSLVDTRKDLNSAFILDKTGKVVAGFTSQGESMAGMDLSGRAYWKDILRGQDFISKTISKGATTGAPVFLVVVPARDAAGAVVGGVGIAVNWSRFVESHILSVKIGNTGYVYMLDESGTVIAHPDKTKQLTDASGVAHIKDILSRKEGFMRVASDGAENVQVFGPIERTGWIACVSESEEELAAEATAQRNIFIAAGAALYVLLLGMILYLVRRLVIKPLAGIKDYTFEVASGNFQATLKGTFHYELSELADNIQHMTRELKHKLGFAQGVLDGLTIPFIVCDASGRVTRTNHAMLRLLKKPGTPDAHTSEQLGEFFYGDAGRQTIARRAMQERKAFEGQELSLHSGGDVLHLSVDAAPIYDLDQSLIGAITIITDLTAIRAQQLRIEDQNASITEAAMGMEDISEHVSMATQELSAQIEQSTNGAQEQSVRVAETATAMQQMNATVLEVARNASQASETSEHARSKAVYGAEVVGQVVSFIARINESSRTSSTDMEALGKQAQGIGQVLGVISDIADQTNLLALNAAIEAARAGDAGRGFAVVADEVRKLAEKTMTATKEVGEAIEAIQQGTHKNSQNLELTVKALEEATGLAEKSGVALKEIVDLVDQSTDQVRSIATASEQQSATSEEIHRSVEDVNRISSETSQAMEHSARAVGDLAGQARELRRLIAGMRQQSGGAQLSLSA from the coding sequence GTGAAAAACAGATTTCGCAGTATCGAGGCAGTTGTCTCATCTGTCATCGGCGTTCTGCTTCTTGTGGCCATTGTCAGCCTGGTGATTTACGTATCCAGGTCTTTCTACTCCAACACACTGAGCATCGAAACCAGGGGCATGGGCGAAGCGCGGGCAAAGCTCGCCGCAGCGACCAACGACTTCATCGACAACACCCACGGCACGGTCCAATCAATAGCCCGCCAGCCCCACGTTGCCGACGTGCTTAAGGGCGACGCCGTCCCGCTTCCGGTCATCGCGGGCCAGCTGTCCTCGCTGGTGGACACCCGCAAGGACTTGAACAGCGCCTTCATCCTGGACAAGACCGGCAAGGTGGTGGCCGGGTTCACCTCGCAGGGTGAATCCATGGCCGGGATGGACCTGTCCGGACGTGCCTACTGGAAGGACATCCTGCGCGGGCAGGACTTCATCTCCAAGACCATTTCCAAAGGCGCGACCACAGGAGCGCCGGTCTTCCTGGTGGTCGTTCCGGCGCGCGACGCGGCCGGGGCAGTCGTGGGCGGCGTGGGCATCGCTGTGAACTGGTCGCGCTTCGTGGAGAGCCATATTCTGTCGGTGAAGATCGGCAACACCGGCTACGTCTACATGCTCGACGAAAGCGGAACGGTGATCGCGCATCCGGACAAGACCAAGCAGCTCACGGACGCGAGCGGGGTGGCTCACATCAAGGACATCCTGTCGCGCAAGGAAGGCTTCATGCGGGTTGCGTCCGATGGAGCCGAAAACGTGCAGGTGTTCGGCCCCATCGAGCGCACCGGCTGGATCGCCTGCGTGAGTGAAAGCGAGGAGGAGCTCGCGGCGGAGGCCACGGCGCAGCGCAACATCTTCATCGCGGCAGGCGCGGCGCTCTACGTGCTGCTGCTGGGCATGATCCTCTATCTGGTCCGCAGGCTAGTGATAAAACCCCTGGCAGGCATCAAGGACTATACCTTCGAGGTGGCCTCGGGCAATTTCCAGGCAACGCTCAAAGGCACTTTCCATTACGAACTGAGCGAACTGGCAGACAACATCCAGCACATGACCCGCGAGCTCAAGCATAAGCTGGGCTTCGCCCAGGGAGTGCTGGACGGGCTGACCATCCCCTTCATCGTCTGCGACGCCTCGGGCAGGGTTACCCGCACCAACCATGCCATGCTGCGACTCCTGAAAAAGCCGGGGACCCCGGACGCGCACACCAGCGAGCAACTGGGCGAGTTCTTCTACGGTGACGCAGGCCGCCAGACCATCGCCAGGCGCGCCATGCAGGAGCGCAAAGCCTTCGAGGGCCAGGAGCTGAGCCTGCACTCCGGGGGTGACGTGCTGCACCTGTCCGTGGACGCCGCTCCTATCTACGACCTGGACCAGTCCCTCATCGGAGCCATCACCATCATCACGGACCTGACCGCCATCAGGGCGCAGCAGTTGCGCATAGAGGACCAGAACGCAAGCATCACCGAGGCGGCAATGGGCATGGAGGACATCTCCGAGCACGTGTCCATGGCCACGCAGGAGCTTTCGGCCCAGATCGAACAGTCCACAAACGGCGCGCAGGAGCAGTCCGTCCGCGTGGCCGAGACGGCCACGGCCATGCAGCAGATGAACGCCACGGTGCTGGAAGTCGCCCGGAACGCCTCCCAGGCCTCCGAGACCTCCGAACACGCCCGGAGCAAGGCGGTGTACGGGGCCGAGGTGGTGGGACAGGTGGTCAGCTTCATCGCGCGCATCAACGAGAGCTCCCGCACGTCCAGCACGGATATGGAGGCGCTGGGCAAGCAGGCCCAGGGCATCGGGCAGGTTCTGGGCGTCATCTCGGACATCGCGGACCAGACCAACCTGCTGGCGCTTAACGCGGCCATCGAGGCGGCACGCGCCGGAGACGCCGGGCGAGGCTTCGCCGTGGTGGCCGACGAGGTGCGAAAGCTGGCCGAAAAGACCATGACCGCCACCAAGGAAGTGGGCGAAGCCATCGAGGCCATCCAGCAGGGCACGCACAAGAACTCCCAGAACCTGGAGCTGACCGTGAAGGCCCTGGAGGAAGCCACGGGGCTTGCCGAAAAGTCCGGCGTGGCCCTCAAGGAGATCGTGGACCTGGTGGACCAGTCCACCGATCAGGTGCGCTCCATCGCCACCGCGTCGGAGCAGCAGTCCGCCACCAGCGAGGAGATCCACCGCAGCGTTGAGGACGTGAACCGGATCTCCTCCGAGACCTCGCAGGCCATGGAGCACTCCGCGCGGGCCGTGGGCGACCTGGCCGGACAGGCCCGGGAACTCAGGCGGCTGATCGCCGGGATGCGCCAGCAATCAGGCGGCGCGCAACTCTCCCTGAGCGCCTGA
- a CDS encoding phosphotransferase family protein, with product MRTGTEEKTPLRVSSEKIQAYLTQLYGNTARISWLGEIGSHGVQGMKEFGYGKPLRVEYSVGGKLQSAVLSIMRGDKYGHQFYWDRAAILMFQHETSGRLARHAKPLGLGYFDARDQMVAVVEPKEFFSLTELVDGEDYYLHLERIGRDEAALNAQAAGGAPVSDGSAEGAGAGVASGAPEGASAATQADIDLSRGFAAWLAEIHSAKYEDPDLYLRRVRDLIGASECIFGLVDAYPYPYDKFPPERFQALEKRIIDWRWKLRRYTHRLSVVHGDFHPWNTLVREEGGRYEFSVLDRSRGEYGEPADDVATMSLNFVLFGLYGQLGKPRLKGAFEKLYLSFWEEYLERTGDEEILEVIAPFYMFRGLVIASPQWYPHHPEPVREGLLRFLERVLEDEKFDWRGINKYLD from the coding sequence ATGCGCACCGGCACCGAAGAGAAGACCCCGCTTCGCGTAAGTTCCGAGAAGATCCAGGCGTATCTCACGCAACTCTACGGCAACACCGCCAGGATCTCCTGGCTGGGGGAGATCGGCTCGCACGGCGTGCAGGGCATGAAGGAGTTCGGCTACGGAAAGCCCCTTCGCGTGGAGTACTCCGTGGGCGGAAAGCTCCAGTCCGCCGTGTTGTCCATCATGCGCGGCGACAAGTACGGCCATCAGTTCTACTGGGACCGCGCCGCCATCCTCATGTTCCAGCACGAGACCTCGGGCCGCCTAGCCCGGCACGCCAAGCCCCTGGGGCTCGGCTATTTCGACGCGCGCGACCAGATGGTGGCCGTGGTGGAGCCCAAGGAGTTCTTCAGCCTGACAGAACTGGTGGACGGCGAGGACTATTACCTGCACCTGGAGCGCATCGGCAGGGACGAGGCTGCCTTGAACGCCCAGGCCGCAGGCGGCGCTCCAGTCTCCGATGGCTCGGCTGAGGGTGCTGGAGCGGGAGTCGCTTCCGGGGCTCCCGAGGGCGCTTCGGCGGCCACCCAGGCCGACATCGACCTGTCGCGCGGCTTCGCCGCCTGGCTCGCCGAAATCCACTCGGCCAAATACGAAGACCCAGACCTCTACCTGCGCCGCGTGCGCGACCTGATCGGAGCCTCCGAGTGCATCTTCGGGCTGGTGGACGCCTATCCCTACCCCTACGACAAATTTCCCCCCGAGCGCTTCCAGGCCCTGGAGAAGCGCATCATCGACTGGCGCTGGAAGCTGCGCCGCTACACCCACCGCCTGAGCGTGGTGCACGGCGACTTCCACCCCTGGAACACCCTGGTGCGCGAGGAGGGCGGCCGTTACGAGTTCTCCGTGCTGGACCGCAGCCGGGGCGAATACGGGGAACCCGCCGACGACGTGGCCACCATGAGCCTCAACTTCGTGCTCTTCGGGCTCTACGGGCAGTTGGGAAAGCCCAGGCTCAAAGGCGCGTTCGAGAAGCTCTATCTGTCATTCTGGGAAGAGTATCTGGAGCGCACCGGCGACGAGGAAATCCTGGAGGTCATCGCGCCCTTCTACATGTTTCGCGGGCTGGTGATCGCCTCGCCCCAGTGGTATCCGCACCACCCCGAGCCGGTGCGGGAGGGTCTTCTGCGTTTCCTTGAGCGGGTACTGGAGGATGAAAAGTTCGACTGGCGGGGGATTAACAAGTATTTGGATTAG
- a CDS encoding carbohydrate kinase family protein, translating into MRILVFGSMAYDRIMTFPGKFADHILPDKLHILSVCFVLEGLQEKFGGTAGNIAYSLGLLGDSPLIVASAGKDFEPYAAWLTKQGLSMQGIKLVPEEFTAGAYITTDQSDNQITAFNPGAMKVQAGFAVDSFDPADTLGIVAPGCLADMKHYSAKFKELGIPFFYDPGQNITAFSGEELAEMLTGASYLITNDYELQLIMNATGLSKESILHRVGTLITTLGEQGSVINEKGVETKVPAARISGVKDPTGAGDSFRSGLLRGLALGKSLPVAARMGAVTAAYCVEQHGTQEHVFTQAEFWARYEENFGPAE; encoded by the coding sequence ATGCGCATCCTCGTCTTCGGGTCCATGGCCTATGACCGGATCATGACTTTCCCCGGCAAGTTCGCCGACCACATCCTGCCCGACAAGCTGCACATCCTCTCGGTCTGTTTCGTCCTGGAGGGCCTGCAGGAGAAGTTTGGCGGCACGGCCGGCAACATCGCCTATTCCCTGGGCCTTCTGGGCGACAGCCCCCTGATCGTCGCCTCGGCGGGCAAGGACTTCGAGCCTTATGCCGCCTGGCTGACCAAGCAGGGCCTGAGCATGCAGGGCATCAAGCTGGTCCCCGAGGAGTTCACCGCCGGGGCCTACATCACCACGGACCAGTCGGACAACCAGATCACCGCCTTCAACCCCGGCGCGATGAAGGTCCAGGCCGGATTCGCCGTGGACTCCTTCGATCCGGCGGACACCCTGGGCATCGTGGCCCCCGGATGCCTGGCCGACATGAAGCACTACAGCGCCAAATTCAAGGAGCTGGGCATCCCCTTCTTCTACGATCCCGGCCAGAACATCACCGCCTTCTCCGGCGAGGAGCTGGCCGAGATGCTCACCGGCGCGAGCTACCTGATCACCAACGACTACGAGCTCCAGCTCATCATGAACGCCACCGGCCTCTCCAAGGAGTCCATCCTGCACCGTGTGGGCACGCTCATCACCACGCTGGGCGAGCAAGGCTCGGTGATAAACGAGAAGGGCGTGGAGACGAAGGTCCCAGCCGCCAGGATCTCCGGCGTGAAGGACCCCACCGGCGCGGGCGACTCCTTCCGCTCGGGCCTTCTGCGCGGACTGGCCCTGGGCAAATCCCTGCCCGTGGCCGCGCGCATGGGCGCGGTGACCGCCGCCTACTGCGTGGAGCAGCACGGCACCCAGGAGCACGTCTTCACCCAGGCTGAATTCTGGGCGCGCTACGAAGAGAACTTCGGCCCGGCCGAATAG
- a CDS encoding S41 family peptidase yields MVVALLLTAGLALAQEDRFGPLKRFSQVLELVEGNYVKSVTRQELIDGAIVGMLQQLDPHSSFLTKEDFKEMQVSTSGEFSGIGIEITVENGRITVISPIDDTPADKAGLRAGDVIVEIEGQSTQDMSLMDAVQRIRGPKGKPVSMTIVHKGSNKPEKLRIVREAIPIVSVKASEVEPGYLLVRITRFNENTTNELKDAVKNASKAEAPIKGIILDLRNNPGGLLDQAVSVSDFFLSKGRIVTIKGRRDEQRKDFESKKDGTEVSMPVTVVINAGSASASEIVAGALQDNKRALLVGDKTFGKGSVQTVIPLNDGSGVKLTTALYYTPSGRSIQAEGIEPDFKVPLQDLDKEKDLFAQGHQVRERDLSRHLDNLSRKKKTTESGDPKVRIKELMERDNQLKLALELLKYAPVTSAAN; encoded by the coding sequence ATGGTCGTCGCCCTGCTTCTTACTGCCGGGCTTGCCCTGGCCCAGGAGGACCGCTTCGGCCCTCTGAAACGTTTCAGCCAGGTGCTCGAGCTGGTTGAAGGCAACTACGTCAAAAGCGTGACGCGCCAGGAACTGATCGACGGCGCAATCGTGGGCATGCTGCAGCAGCTTGACCCCCATTCCAGCTTCCTGACCAAGGAAGACTTCAAGGAGATGCAGGTCAGCACCTCCGGCGAGTTCTCCGGCATCGGCATCGAAATCACCGTGGAAAACGGCCGCATCACGGTCATCTCCCCCATCGACGACACCCCCGCCGACAAGGCCGGCCTGCGCGCCGGGGACGTGATCGTGGAGATCGAAGGCCAGTCCACCCAGGACATGTCCCTGATGGACGCGGTGCAGCGCATCCGCGGCCCCAAGGGCAAGCCCGTCTCCATGACCATCGTGCACAAGGGCAGCAACAAGCCCGAGAAGCTGCGCATCGTGCGCGAAGCCATCCCCATCGTGTCCGTGAAGGCCTCCGAGGTCGAACCCGGCTACCTGCTGGTGCGCATCACCCGCTTCAACGAGAACACCACCAACGAGCTCAAAGACGCCGTGAAGAACGCCTCCAAGGCTGAAGCGCCCATCAAGGGCATCATCCTGGATCTGCGCAACAACCCCGGCGGCCTGCTCGACCAGGCCGTGAGCGTCTCCGACTTCTTCCTGTCCAAGGGCCGCATCGTCACCATCAAGGGACGGCGCGACGAGCAGCGCAAGGACTTCGAATCCAAGAAGGACGGCACCGAAGTAAGCATGCCGGTCACCGTGGTGATCAACGCCGGTTCCGCCTCCGCCTCGGAGATCGTGGCCGGTGCGCTCCAGGACAACAAGCGCGCCCTGCTGGTGGGCGACAAGACCTTCGGCAAGGGCTCCGTGCAGACCGTCATTCCCCTGAACGACGGCTCCGGCGTCAAGCTGACCACCGCCCTGTACTACACGCCCAGCGGCCGCTCCATCCAGGCCGAGGGCATCGAACCTGACTTCAAGGTGCCCCTCCAGGACCTGGACAAGGAAAAGGACCTCTTCGCCCAGGGCCATCAGGTGCGTGAGCGTGACCTGTCGCGCCACCTGGACAACCTGAGCCGCAAGAAGAAGACCACCGAGAGCGGCGATCCCAAGGTCAGGATCAAGGAGCTCATGGAGCGCGACAACCAGCTCAAGCTGGCCCTGGAACTGCTTAAGTACGCTCCCGTGACCTCGGCGGCCAACTAA
- a CDS encoding bacteriohemerythrin, translating to MGIVEWDESFAIGVEIVDTQHRELFRVINSFHDRIGAEDDAFALGVVLDSLKNYVTYHFATEEKLLARCGCPELAMHQGAHAAFAALVASYETNRDAADSGELLKLQNFLVGWLVNHIKHEDLRLKDYFLAAGNG from the coding sequence ATGGGCATCGTCGAGTGGGACGAGTCGTTTGCCATCGGGGTGGAGATCGTCGATACCCAGCACCGGGAACTCTTCCGGGTCATCAACAGCTTCCACGACAGGATCGGCGCGGAGGACGACGCCTTCGCCCTGGGCGTGGTGCTGGACAGCCTCAAGAACTACGTCACCTACCACTTCGCCACCGAGGAGAAGCTGCTCGCGCGGTGCGGCTGCCCGGAGCTTGCCATGCACCAGGGCGCCCATGCAGCCTTCGCGGCGCTGGTCGCAAGCTACGAGACCAACCGGGACGCGGCGGACAGCGGGGAGCTGCTGAAACTCCAGAACTTCCTGGTGGGCTGGCTGGTGAACCACATCAAGCACGAGGACCTGCGCCTCAAGGACTACTTTCTGGCGGCGGGCAACGGATAA
- a CDS encoding divergent polysaccharide deacetylase family protein, whose protein sequence is MPKKSPGKPRRRPAKSQRGRKDTPAALVFFAGVAVAAIILFFGYAFFYLPDQKAPKTPTAQTKAPAPAAPAAPAPGTPAPAPTPEKPAASPDTPPTAPAATAPATPAQPEPPLKAGSPRLTIVIDDLGGSLEQARDLLDLGLPVTFSIMPNLPHTKDVDAMAAKAGMEVILHQPMDAHGSAPQAAGTLRTGMTVPETAAILAAHLAQAPHAVGVSNHTGSKATEDAVLMAAVMADLKGRGLFFLDSLTSAKSVAGKEAAKAQVPTLSRTVFLDNERGQQPTLLMLAQAEKEARAKGRAVAIGHPYPETIAALAAWDIRRDKSIALVTLSRQLKGN, encoded by the coding sequence ATGCCCAAGAAAAGCCCCGGCAAGCCCCGGCGGCGTCCCGCAAAATCCCAGCGCGGCCGGAAAGACACTCCGGCCGCGCTCGTTTTCTTTGCGGGCGTGGCCGTTGCAGCCATCATCCTGTTTTTCGGCTACGCCTTCTTCTATCTGCCGGACCAGAAGGCCCCCAAGACTCCCACCGCACAGACCAAGGCTCCGGCTCCCGCCGCCCCTGCGGCTCCGGCTCCCGGCACGCCCGCGCCTGCGCCCACTCCCGAGAAGCCTGCCGCGTCCCCGGATACGCCTCCGACGGCCCCCGCTGCCACTGCACCGGCGACACCGGCCCAGCCCGAACCGCCGCTTAAAGCCGGCAGCCCGCGCCTGACCATCGTCATCGACGACCTGGGCGGCTCCCTGGAGCAGGCCAGGGACCTTCTGGACCTGGGCCTGCCCGTCACCTTCTCCATCATGCCCAACCTCCCCCACACCAAGGACGTGGACGCCATGGCGGCCAAGGCCGGGATGGAGGTCATCCTGCACCAGCCCATGGACGCGCACGGCTCCGCGCCGCAAGCCGCCGGAACCCTGCGCACCGGCATGACCGTGCCGGAGACCGCCGCCATCCTGGCCGCGCATCTGGCCCAGGCGCCCCACGCCGTGGGCGTCAGCAATCACACCGGCTCCAAGGCCACAGAAGACGCCGTGCTCATGGCCGCAGTCATGGCCGACCTCAAGGGGCGCGGGTTGTTCTTCCTGGATTCGCTCACCTCGGCCAAGAGCGTCGCGGGCAAGGAAGCCGCGAAAGCCCAAGTGCCCACCCTTTCGCGCACCGTGTTCCTGGACAACGAGCGCGGCCAGCAGCCCACGCTGCTCATGCTGGCCCAGGCCGAGAAGGAGGCCCGCGCCAAGGGCCGCGCCGTGGCCATCGGCCACCCCTACCCCGAGACCATCGCCGCCCTGGCCGCCTGGGACATCCGGCGCGACAAGTCCATCGCCCTGGTGACCCTCTCCCGGCAGCTCAAGGGCAATTGA
- the cutA gene encoding divalent-cation tolerance protein CutA, with the protein MDAMFVYVTARDKAEALSIGRTLVSERLVACVNVLDGLRSVYWWDGAVQEEDEACFVAKTRRELVDKVVKRVKELHSYDVPCVVALPVADGNPDFLDWIAAETGPQR; encoded by the coding sequence ATGGACGCAATGTTCGTCTACGTTACCGCCAGGGACAAAGCCGAGGCCCTGTCCATCGGGCGCACGCTGGTGTCCGAGCGGCTGGTGGCCTGCGTCAACGTGCTGGACGGCCTGCGCTCCGTCTACTGGTGGGACGGCGCGGTCCAGGAGGAAGACGAGGCCTGCTTCGTGGCCAAGACCCGCCGCGAGCTGGTGGACAAGGTCGTCAAGCGGGTCAAGGAGCTGCACTCCTACGATGTTCCCTGCGTAGTGGCCCTGCCGGTGGCGGACGGCAACCCCGATTTCCTGGACTGGATCGCCGCCGAGACCGGTCCCCAACGGTAA
- a CDS encoding endonuclease III domain-containing protein produces the protein MQRRDVLLGYYQAMLSANGPRNWWPAKTPFEVCVGAVLTQNTAWKGVEKALSNLERAGALDPRTLHSLSLPDLERLIHPAGYFRVKARRLRNLLDYLAASCDFDLGLLAERDMADVRGELLEVSGIGPETADSILCYALQMPSFVVDAYTRRILSRHGLLPEDADYEETRDFFMDVLDPDPALLGDFHAQLVGVGNQYCKTRNQLCDTCPLGSFLS, from the coding sequence ATGCAGCGACGCGACGTGCTTCTCGGCTATTATCAGGCCATGCTCTCGGCCAACGGTCCGCGAAACTGGTGGCCCGCAAAGACCCCCTTCGAGGTCTGCGTGGGCGCGGTGCTCACCCAGAACACCGCCTGGAAGGGCGTGGAGAAGGCCCTCTCCAACCTGGAGCGGGCCGGGGCGCTCGATCCCCGCACGCTCCACTCCCTGAGCCTGCCCGACCTGGAGCGGCTCATCCATCCGGCGGGATATTTCCGGGTGAAGGCCCGGCGGCTGCGGAACCTCCTGGACTATCTGGCGGCAAGCTGCGATTTCGACCTGGGACTGCTGGCGGAGCGCGACATGGCGGACGTGCGCGGGGAGCTGCTGGAAGTGAGCGGCATCGGCCCGGAGACGGCGGACTCCATCCTGTGTTATGCGCTCCAGATGCCGAGCTTCGTGGTGGACGCCTACACCCGGCGCATCCTCTCGCGACACGGCCTTCTGCCCGAGGACGCGGACTACGAGGAGACGCGCGACTTCTTCATGGACGTGCTGGACCCGGACCCCGCCCTCCTGGGCGACTTCCACGCCCAACTGGTGGGCGTTGGCAACCAATACTGCAAAACCCGGAATCAGCTGTGCGACACATGCCCCTTGGGTTCCTTCCTCTCCTGA
- a CDS encoding murein hydrolase activator EnvC family protein — protein sequence MPLGFLPLLIAALLGLAPHSLAQPPAKQPPAEPTQAERAARPELDKILSDITFLEARLKTQKTRQAALSGELARLARERQATEDELAGLAAQLRALLPKLWEMDVRLKGMLSAPSAPWDETDRSLNWLGAQYSEVRGDLARLSTKNSELTANLAREAELKPEADAQNALVEKTRDALLEARLKLRRELASVRHERLAPREQLERILEIVAQAELSPAMVQDKPLDAAQGQLARPVAGEEVQAFDPEATPARNGLGFRTARGEAVRAAYWGRVAFAGEIKGLGQVVVLAHGGAAATVYAHLARLSVKPGQDVTRGETLGVAGEFPAPGASGMSFELRFGLKPSNPSRWFVAGHVTVPTPAS from the coding sequence ATGCCCCTTGGGTTCCTTCCTCTCCTGATCGCGGCCCTTCTGGGCCTCGCGCCGCATTCCCTGGCCCAGCCCCCGGCAAAACAGCCGCCTGCGGAGCCCACCCAGGCCGAGCGCGCGGCACGCCCCGAACTTGACAAGATCCTAAGCGACATCACTTTTCTTGAGGCGCGGCTGAAAACCCAGAAGACCCGCCAGGCCGCGCTCTCGGGCGAACTGGCCAGGCTCGCGCGGGAGCGTCAGGCTACCGAGGACGAACTGGCAGGCCTTGCCGCCCAGTTGCGTGCCCTGCTCCCCAAGCTCTGGGAGATGGACGTGCGCCTCAAAGGCATGCTGAGCGCCCCCTCCGCCCCCTGGGACGAGACGGACCGCAGCCTGAACTGGCTCGGCGCGCAGTATTCCGAGGTGCGCGGGGACCTCGCGCGCTTGAGCACGAAGAACAGCGAGCTGACCGCCAATCTGGCCAGGGAAGCAGAGCTCAAGCCAGAGGCCGACGCCCAGAACGCCCTGGTGGAAAAGACCCGTGACGCCCTCCTGGAGGCCCGCCTGAAGCTGCGGCGGGAGCTGGCCTCCGTGCGCCATGAACGCCTCGCGCCACGGGAGCAGCTGGAGCGCATCCTGGAGATCGTGGCCCAGGCCGAGCTTTCGCCAGCCATGGTCCAGGACAAGCCCCTGGACGCGGCCCAGGGGCAGCTTGCGCGCCCTGTTGCCGGGGAGGAGGTCCAGGCGTTCGACCCGGAGGCCACCCCTGCGCGAAACGGCTTGGGCTTCAGGACCGCCAGGGGAGAGGCCGTGCGCGCCGCCTACTGGGGCCGGGTGGCCTTCGCGGGAGAGATCAAGGGTCTGGGGCAGGTGGTGGTGCTGGCCCATGGGGGCGCAGCGGCCACCGTGTATGCCCATCTGGCCCGCCTGAGCGTGAAGCCGGGCCAGGATGTGACGCGTGGCGAAACACTCGGAGTTGCGGGTGAGTTCCCGGCTCCCGGTGCTTCCGGCATGTCTTTTGAATTGCGTTTCGGCTTGAAACCAAGTAACCCCAGCCGATGGTTTGTGGCCGGTCACGTGACCGTCCCGACCCCGGCATCCTGA
- a CDS encoding adenylyl-sulfate kinase: MQIDGNTALEDDDEPEAGKAGAALWFTGLPGAGKSTVAGAVLEVLKTRGLDVVHLRMDDRRKHYTPRPIYTARERAEAYRMFADEAAVLVREGRVVLMDGSGSQLSMRRYARGIIERFAEVHLRCGVTTAMKRESARPDGTVMAGLYAKAMKRKATGQKFEGLGQVIGVDVPFEEDPQAELVLDAASLSVDAMRDAVLERFAAWLG; encoded by the coding sequence ATGCAGATTGATGGAAATACCGCGTTGGAAGACGACGACGAGCCTGAAGCCGGAAAGGCGGGGGCTGCCCTGTGGTTCACCGGCCTGCCCGGCGCGGGCAAATCCACCGTGGCGGGCGCGGTGCTGGAAGTGCTGAAGACGCGCGGGCTGGACGTGGTGCACCTGCGCATGGACGACCGCCGCAAGCACTACACCCCGCGTCCCATCTACACCGCCAGGGAACGCGCCGAGGCCTACCGGATGTTCGCCGACGAGGCCGCCGTGCTTGTGCGGGAGGGCAGGGTGGTGCTCATGGACGGCTCCGGGTCGCAGCTTTCCATGCGGCGCTACGCCCGCGGCATCATCGAGCGCTTCGCCGAGGTGCACCTGCGCTGCGGCGTCACCACCGCAATGAAGCGCGAGAGCGCCCGTCCCGACGGCACGGTCATGGCCGGGCTCTACGCCAAGGCCATGAAGCGAAAAGCCACGGGACAGAAGTTCGAGGGTCTCGGGCAGGTCATCGGCGTGGACGTCCCCTTCGAGGAAGACCCCCAGGCCGAGCTGGTGCTGGACGCCGCGAGCTTAAGCGTGGACGCCATGCGGGACGCTGTGCTGGAGCGGTTCGCCGCCTGGCTGGGATAG